The sequence GGACGTAGTATAAAATACTTCGCCTTACATCTGTCCCAAATTTTCTACTGCTTGTCATGCGAATATCTTTCTTGAATGGAATATCACCATAGGTAACGATAATACTGATGAATACATGGCAGGAAACACTCCCTGCACAAGAAGCAATGTCAGCATATTGCTGCTGGTCTCCGCACCTCCAAAAAACGAATATGTTACGGAATCCACGGTGCCTATTACAAGTACAATAAACAAAAACATAAATGTGTGCAGATTAAGCTCTACCTTGTTTTCGTTGAAGAAGTATCCGGCAAGAAATCCGCTGAGTGTCTTTGAAAACATCGCGCTACCAAGAATTCCTCCTGAAACCAGGTCGAAAAACAGGCCGAAAATAAAGCCTAGAATCGTCCCATGCATCTGCCCCATCCTTAAAGTGTAATAGACAAGAAGGATCAGGACCAGGTCGGGAGCGATCTGATTGTATGAAAACAAGGGGATTACCGTCAGCTGTAGGATAGTTAACGGGATGAGCAATAAAATTGCAATTATATAGTCGGCACGCATCAGTTATTTTTAATTAAATTTAACTCTAAATTATTCTTCTGTACGCTAGGTACAAAAGCAATTACAAAAACATGTTCAATACGCATTAAATCAGCGTAAGGGGTAACAACAATATTATTAAATATTCCTGTCTTGTCCCTGTTGCCACCGGCAACAACTCCCACCGGTATCGATGGAGGAAACTTTGTACTGAAGTCGGAAGTAACTATCCTGTCGCCTACCTCCATATCGTAAGTCTTCGGAACATTCTTTATGCTCAGCTCCTTGCCGTTCCACTCAAGAACACCGTCAAAACGGCTCCTCTGGTTTTTAACAGCAAATTTCAGCTCCCGGTTCCTAAGTGTCCTGACAATAGAATAATCTTTTGAAACCGTAGTTACAACCCCCAAGAGCCCCTGGCTGTTTATGACAGGCATTCCGGTTTTAACGCTCTCATCATCACCGGCATTTATTATAAAATTACCCTGCGAAGTGGAGGCAAATCTGGAAACAACCTTGGCCGAAATTAAGGGATATTTTGAGGAATCCTTCAGCGCCAGCTGCTTTTTCAGCTCCTCGTTCTGAATGCCGTATTCCCTGAGGCGGTTAACCTGAAGCATCAGCTGGGCGTTCTCCTCCCTTAAGTTCTTAACTTCAAAAGCGGTAC is a genomic window of Ignavibacteria bacterium containing:
- the mreD gene encoding rod shape-determining protein MreD, coding for MRADYIIAILLLIPLTILQLTVIPLFSYNQIAPDLVLILLVYYTLRMGQMHGTILGFIFGLFFDLVSGGILGSAMFSKTLSGFLAGYFFNENKVELNLHTFMFLFIVLVIGTVDSVTYSFFGGAETSSNMLTLLLVQGVFPAMYSSVLSLPMVIFHSRKIFA
- the mreC gene encoding rod shape-determining protein MreC; this encodes MKGFFSKFWFGYKEYIIVVLLLVLSLSVLSLNSKPGIKKVKAFAFGGFAVLTSGVSKVVEPFSTAFEVKNLREENAQLMLQVNRLREYGIQNEELKKQLALKDSSKYPLISAKVVSRFASTSQGNFIINAGDDESVKTGMPVINSQGLLGVVTTVSKDYSIVRTLRNRELKFAVKNQRSRFDGVLEWNGKELSIKNVPKTYDMEVGDRIVTSDFSTKFPPSIPVGVVAGGNRDKTGIFNNIVVTPYADLMRIEHVFVIAFVPSVQKNNLELNLIKNN